In a single window of the Methylophaga frappieri genome:
- a CDS encoding integrating conjugative element protein: MIKHNPIHCLLIALAVAIVPDSYAAQAPTEDGLWYYEIGGAEPVSVPANPAVVSTTLGGSAQLGLGYSCGKFDPVAAVTNTLNDIGSGVDNMMNAMTAAATSAIASLPALILQRANPGLYDLFQNALIKAEETMQLATKSCEQMEAEIAQGKNPYADLITLSKGNDWKVQMGIGGNDAVTAKDTVESSNGDNGVPWIGGQAGGTGQPVLEFTGDIVEAGYNINMNRAVTDASPVPAASATHLSEIWGSPAEARDWTVDVVGENIVTTCDTCRKDSIPGTGLLPKLYQESATVTTEIQNLVSGATPPTLANLDQITAPGVAITRQVIEAIREMPASEQSLIMGRLVSEISTARTVEKALYARRLLLSGRQVPEVYATEVAREHADNSIAELDKEIENLLFETRVRKEVVSDTVATLLERAAAKRQSSLTVPEVPTLDPNPLRGGRVQ; encoded by the coding sequence ATGATCAAACACAACCCTATTCACTGTCTGCTGATCGCTTTGGCCGTCGCTATTGTCCCCGACAGCTATGCCGCTCAGGCGCCCACGGAAGATGGGCTGTGGTATTACGAGATCGGTGGCGCCGAACCGGTCTCGGTACCGGCCAATCCTGCTGTGGTCTCCACGACATTGGGAGGCTCTGCCCAACTGGGACTCGGCTACAGCTGCGGCAAGTTCGATCCGGTGGCGGCGGTCACCAATACCCTGAACGACATCGGTTCCGGTGTCGACAACATGATGAACGCCATGACGGCAGCGGCCACCAGTGCTATTGCGTCGTTACCGGCGCTCATTCTGCAACGAGCCAACCCCGGCCTGTACGATCTCTTCCAGAATGCCCTGATCAAGGCCGAAGAAACCATGCAGCTGGCGACCAAATCCTGTGAGCAGATGGAGGCCGAAATCGCCCAAGGCAAGAACCCCTACGCCGATCTGATCACTCTATCCAAAGGCAACGACTGGAAGGTGCAAATGGGTATAGGCGGCAATGATGCCGTCACCGCCAAAGATACGGTGGAATCCTCTAACGGCGATAACGGTGTGCCCTGGATCGGCGGGCAGGCCGGAGGAACCGGCCAGCCAGTGCTGGAGTTCACCGGCGATATCGTCGAGGCTGGTTACAACATCAATATGAATCGCGCCGTGACTGACGCCAGTCCAGTACCGGCCGCATCGGCCACCCATCTGTCGGAAATCTGGGGGTCGCCTGCCGAAGCCCGGGACTGGACCGTGGATGTGGTGGGCGAGAATATCGTCACTACCTGCGATACCTGCCGCAAGGACAGCATTCCCGGTACGGGCCTGCTGCCGAAGCTCTATCAGGAATCCGCCACCGTCACCACCGAGATCCAGAACCTGGTCAGTGGCGCGACACCACCCACTCTGGCTAACCTGGACCAGATCACCGCCCCCGGCGTGGCCATTACCCGCCAGGTGATCGAAGCGATCCGCGAGATGCCTGCCTCAGAGCAGAGCCTGATCATGGGCCGACTGGTCTCCGAGATCAGCACTGCGCGCACGGTCGAGAAGGCACTGTACGCCCGCCGTCTGCTGCTGTCGGGGCGGCAGGTGCCCGAAGTCTATGCCACCGAAGTGGCCCGCGAGCATGCCGACAACTCCATCGCCGAGCTCGATAAAGAAATCGAAAACCTGCTGTTTGAAACCCGTGTGCGCAAAGAAGTGGTGTCCGACACCGTTGCCACATTACTGGAGCGAGCGGCTGCCAAACGGCAGAGTTCACTTACCGTACCGGAAGTGCCGACCCTGGATCCCAATCCGTTGCGAGGTGGGCGTGTTCAATAA
- a CDS encoding conjugal transfer protein TraG N-terminal domain-containing protein, with translation MSVDSYLELFTSLFGWTFYGILWDVLVSTGIVYLPFLGILIDNWREPAQGGEVGHASGLSLRRMEIELFIALLVVVLAGQPAALTPLNAGTLSYSPPPTLLNPTPTTVTVAAPQSTYGTTGFTGSAATVNVPVWWYGVIALSSGLNHAIVEGLPTVADMRTFEQQAHLATIADPRLRQEVSDFFSQCYIPARSKYQAERPNTAAINGILTTYGADDPDWMGSHVYRDTAGFYDTLRPANQITGWAYNPIRDTEYDPATPPAWGKPYCKQWWEDGAIGLREKLINEADATSAGFSGLVVAIAPALASEQQNDAVAKTVLTNAPPSWSSNELIANNASGSGLFNTAGNIVKGGLATGGVVTASALFSVTMTAVLQSLPMVQAILLLGIYALLPLVVVLSRYSIAMMVIGGMAIFTIKFWTVLWYLAMWVDQNLILSMYPDVNVFLQIFANPGEHDAKRMLLNMITTSLYLGLPLLWSGMMAWAGVKVGRSIDAAASPIKAPAQDAGNQGGSIGKMALTKGKKR, from the coding sequence ATGAGTGTCGATAGCTATCTGGAGCTCTTTACTTCCCTTTTTGGCTGGACCTTCTACGGCATTCTGTGGGACGTGCTGGTCAGTACCGGCATCGTCTATCTTCCGTTTCTGGGCATCCTGATCGACAACTGGCGCGAACCGGCGCAGGGCGGTGAGGTGGGCCATGCCAGTGGCCTCTCACTGCGGCGCATGGAGATCGAGCTGTTCATTGCGCTACTAGTGGTTGTGCTGGCCGGGCAACCCGCTGCCCTCACGCCACTCAATGCCGGTACCTTGTCCTACTCGCCGCCGCCGACCTTGCTGAATCCAACGCCAACAACCGTGACTGTCGCGGCCCCACAGAGCACCTATGGCACGACCGGCTTCACGGGTTCTGCCGCAACCGTCAATGTTCCCGTCTGGTGGTACGGTGTGATCGCCCTCAGCTCCGGCCTGAATCACGCCATTGTCGAAGGCCTGCCAACCGTGGCGGATATGCGCACCTTCGAGCAACAAGCACACCTGGCCACCATCGCCGATCCGCGACTCCGGCAGGAGGTGAGCGATTTCTTCAGCCAGTGCTATATCCCGGCCCGCTCCAAATACCAGGCTGAACGACCAAACACAGCGGCCATCAATGGCATTCTCACCACCTACGGCGCCGATGACCCCGACTGGATGGGCTCACACGTCTACCGGGATACCGCAGGCTTCTACGACACCTTGCGACCGGCCAATCAAATCACCGGCTGGGCTTACAACCCGATCAGGGATACCGAATACGATCCCGCGACACCGCCCGCCTGGGGCAAACCCTACTGCAAACAGTGGTGGGAGGATGGAGCCATCGGCCTGCGGGAAAAGCTGATCAACGAGGCGGATGCCACCTCTGCCGGCTTCTCCGGTCTGGTGGTCGCTATTGCGCCGGCACTGGCCAGTGAACAGCAAAACGATGCTGTCGCCAAAACCGTGCTTACCAATGCGCCGCCTTCCTGGTCGAGCAACGAACTGATCGCCAATAATGCCTCCGGCTCGGGCTTGTTTAATACGGCAGGGAATATCGTCAAAGGCGGCCTGGCGACCGGTGGTGTGGTCACCGCATCGGCCCTGTTTTCTGTCACCATGACCGCCGTGCTGCAATCATTGCCGATGGTGCAGGCCATACTGCTGCTGGGCATCTATGCTCTGCTGCCGCTGGTCGTGGTCTTGTCCCGCTACTCCATCGCCATGATGGTAATTGGTGGCATGGCCATCTTCACCATCAAGTTCTGGACAGTGCTCTGGTATCTGGCTATGTGGGTCGATCAGAACCTGATTCTGTCCATGTACCCGGACGTCAATGTCTTCCTGCAGATCTTCGCCAACCCCGGCGAACACGACGCCAAGCGCATGCTGCTGAATATGATTACCACCAGCCTCTATTTGGGATTGCCGTTGCTGTGGAGTGGGATGATGGCGTGGGCAGGTGTGAAAGTAGGGCGGTCGATTGACGCCGCAGCGAGCCCCATCAAGGCTCCCGCGCAGGACGCGGGAAACCAGGGGGGAAGTATCGGGAAAATGGCGCTAACCAAGGGCAAGAAGCGTTAA
- a CDS encoding sensor histidine kinase — protein MRARNPIVVALLINILVTLLVALIAGVTAYSAINIAVERSVKEDVSRDIAVMLERAPERGIIPDITILMKNIGIRLSGDESGENGAVYLLANSNGEKIIGNAERMPNHPSDPWIELDGVDIGIAAGPLLLHRVHIEPDFALVVGRRLSARESLNHWFVPVMIVAVIFLGLCSSLLLGSLNHRFRSRIRRINAVFQRIEEGDLSARIFSTPKAGSGDELSQLSVNIDKALAEVERLLHGLESYSQVAAHELNHAISNLRNQIVAAGNTEIAAEADQLIELVTHILELAKIEATPGFAMKPLNLESVVQSVVQLYADAFEESAVTLKQEILCEMAEILGSRPLIESALVNLISNALKYAPPGSTVLITLKHDGYRFSLSVRDYGAGIEDTTLDLLAALGRRQDSGGHGFGLRHVEAVAIRHGAKLSLENANPGLRATLHFNAAMRS, from the coding sequence GTGCGAGCCAGAAATCCAATCGTTGTTGCTCTACTCATCAATATACTGGTGACCCTACTGGTTGCCTTGATTGCCGGGGTTACGGCCTACAGCGCGATCAATATTGCGGTTGAGCGATCAGTCAAAGAGGATGTATCTCGCGACATAGCGGTTATGCTGGAACGGGCGCCAGAGCGCGGCATTATTCCCGACATTACTATTTTAATGAAGAACATAGGTATACGCCTATCGGGAGATGAAAGTGGGGAAAACGGCGCAGTCTATTTGCTGGCTAATTCCAATGGCGAAAAGATCATCGGCAATGCGGAACGAATGCCGAATCACCCGTCAGATCCCTGGATAGAACTGGATGGCGTAGACATTGGAATAGCCGCAGGCCCATTGCTTCTACACCGCGTTCATATTGAACCGGATTTTGCGCTTGTCGTCGGCCGCCGCCTGAGTGCGCGAGAGTCATTGAATCATTGGTTTGTTCCAGTGATGATAGTGGCTGTTATTTTTCTCGGTCTTTGTAGCTCTCTTCTTTTGGGATCCCTCAATCACCGCTTTCGTAGCAGAATTAGACGTATCAATGCTGTTTTTCAACGCATTGAGGAAGGCGACCTGTCTGCCCGAATTTTTTCAACACCGAAGGCTGGGTCTGGTGATGAGCTTTCACAATTGTCTGTCAATATTGACAAGGCTTTGGCTGAAGTCGAGCGCCTGCTGCACGGCCTTGAATCCTACAGCCAGGTCGCAGCACACGAGCTTAATCACGCCATATCGAATCTACGCAATCAGATAGTCGCCGCTGGCAATACCGAGATCGCCGCTGAAGCTGACCAGCTGATTGAACTCGTCACCCATATTCTGGAGCTTGCAAAAATCGAGGCAACACCAGGCTTTGCCATGAAGCCGCTCAATCTTGAGAGCGTCGTACAATCGGTTGTTCAACTCTATGCTGATGCGTTTGAAGAAAGCGCTGTCACCTTGAAACAGGAGATCTTATGCGAGATGGCAGAAATACTGGGATCCAGACCACTTATTGAGAGTGCCTTGGTCAACCTGATTTCAAATGCATTGAAATACGCACCACCTGGCTCAACGGTACTGATAACGCTCAAACACGATGGTTACCGGTTCTCGTTAAGTGTGCGTGACTATGGGGCCGGCATTGAGGATACAACGCTGGATCTGCTGGCAGCTTTAGGCCGTCGCCAGGATTCAGGCGGGCATGGATTTGGTCTGCGCCATGTGGAAGCCGTTGCGATCCGTCATGGCGCAAAGCTGTCGCTGGAAAATGCTAACCCGGGGCTCAGGGCTACATTGCATTTTAACGCGGCTATGAGATCCTAA
- a CDS encoding response regulator transcription factor yields MFSGYSGQDDIGKRKEMSETSNVLIVEDDPVIASLMADVAGELGYGISQAETLDQAKRQSVTQLPDLVILDRMLGDGSEGLDYIEWLNALEGKRPGILIASRLSSVSDHVLGLETGADDYINKPFEREELRARLRAVARRAASNRAPASVLIFDTLEIRKSSAQALVNNTPLPLRPQSFALLKAIAERQGEWVSRKALWHEVWTDYKNLSPQDTVINTAISRLRGVLSAVEGAPEIVSENLGYRLVSQNDRLLDSETV; encoded by the coding sequence GTGTTTTCGGGGTACTCTGGCCAAGATGATATAGGAAAGCGAAAGGAAATGTCTGAAACCAGTAACGTACTCATTGTTGAGGACGACCCGGTAATTGCATCGCTGATGGCTGATGTTGCTGGCGAACTTGGCTATGGGATTAGTCAAGCAGAAACCCTCGACCAGGCCAAGCGGCAGAGCGTCACGCAGCTGCCTGATCTGGTTATTCTCGACCGGATGCTGGGGGACGGTAGCGAGGGGCTCGATTACATCGAGTGGCTGAACGCACTGGAGGGAAAGCGCCCTGGGATTCTCATCGCCAGCCGCCTGAGCTCTGTGAGTGACCATGTGCTGGGCTTAGAGACGGGCGCTGATGATTACATCAACAAGCCATTCGAACGCGAAGAGTTGAGGGCGCGCCTGCGTGCTGTTGCGCGTCGTGCAGCGTCCAATCGAGCACCGGCGAGTGTGCTGATTTTTGACACACTCGAAATCAGAAAATCGAGCGCCCAGGCGTTGGTCAACAACACACCACTACCGCTTCGCCCGCAATCATTTGCACTGTTGAAGGCGATAGCCGAACGCCAGGGAGAGTGGGTCAGTCGCAAGGCGCTTTGGCATGAAGTGTGGACGGATTACAAAAACCTGTCGCCGCAAGACACGGTTATCAATACCGCCATTAGCCGTTTACGGGGTGTGTTGTCTGCCGTAGAGGGCGCACCGGAGATTGTCAGCGAAAACTTGGGCTACCGTCTGGTGAGCCAGAATGACAGACTTTTGGACTCTGAAACTGTATAG
- a CDS encoding cyclic-phosphate processing receiver domain-containing protein, translated as MKVYLDDERKTPDGWVRCYWPDEVIELLYSGEVTEISLDHDLGDDERGTGYDVLLWIEEAVGGRGWQPPKISVHSANASARQKMEAAIRQIDKLTAAQRDYEKHWEDGKFLMIWDRSKPAWFIPEAGEPVLLAGSAEVSKLFDLGDGTVLGVDFGWKCYRKEFLDDGWRRPLTPQPMAIWNAQTGVCTGYLQGHHLGDVTGAELLDDNRLITWGRDYLVRVWSRQSGECTDILPLPLWPEPSDRRAVLSCEQFGQMKPSEKQRYINTRHLPSPDVRIDWIVRPGGKQYSFKCAAQSEKAQKVVKPWQPNTEQHASYRIWDLAGAEAGYSDWFITSDGRLCGGGTTYGASGQIYVWDGFYTLQMLIVGRHDCNMHLKGEVEPNVIVIENTLGIDAFDSYRFQL; from the coding sequence ATGAAAGTTTACCTCGACGATGAACGCAAGACTCCAGACGGCTGGGTCAGGTGTTATTGGCCAGATGAGGTCATTGAGCTGCTTTATTCTGGCGAGGTAACGGAGATCAGCCTTGACCATGACCTCGGCGATGATGAGCGAGGCACGGGTTATGATGTGTTGCTATGGATTGAAGAAGCGGTTGGCGGGCGCGGCTGGCAACCGCCAAAAATATCGGTCCATTCGGCGAATGCATCAGCCCGGCAAAAGATGGAGGCCGCAATCCGCCAGATAGATAAACTAACCGCAGCTCAGCGTGACTATGAAAAACACTGGGAAGATGGAAAGTTTCTAATGATCTGGGATAGAAGCAAACCGGCCTGGTTTATCCCGGAAGCAGGTGAACCTGTATTGCTGGCGGGCAGCGCTGAGGTATCCAAATTATTTGATCTTGGTGACGGAACCGTTCTCGGCGTTGATTTTGGCTGGAAGTGCTATCGCAAAGAATTTCTTGATGACGGCTGGCGGCGACCACTAACCCCTCAGCCCATGGCGATCTGGAATGCGCAAACGGGGGTGTGCACAGGCTATTTGCAGGGTCATCATCTGGGCGATGTAACAGGCGCAGAGCTGCTCGATGATAATCGCCTGATTACCTGGGGCCGCGATTATCTTGTGCGCGTCTGGAGTCGCCAGTCCGGTGAATGTACTGATATTTTGCCGCTGCCTTTGTGGCCGGAGCCATCAGATCGTCGTGCGGTCTTGTCATGCGAGCAGTTTGGCCAGATGAAGCCTTCCGAAAAACAGCGCTACATCAACACCCGCCATCTACCGTCACCAGATGTACGCATTGACTGGATCGTCAGGCCGGGTGGAAAGCAGTACAGTTTCAAGTGCGCGGCTCAATCTGAAAAGGCGCAAAAGGTGGTAAAACCCTGGCAGCCAAACACGGAACAGCACGCGAGCTACCGGATATGGGACCTTGCTGGCGCAGAGGCGGGCTATTCAGACTGGTTTATTACGTCAGACGGGCGTCTTTGCGGCGGTGGAACCACTTATGGCGCTTCAGGGCAAATTTACGTTTGGGACGGGTTTTACACTTTGCAGATGCTGATTGTTGGCAGGCATGACTGCAATATGCACTTAAAGGGCGAAGTGGAGCCAAACGTGATCGTTATCGAAAATACGCTGGGTATTGATGCGTTCGACAGCTACAGGTTTCAACTCTGA
- a CDS encoding metallophosphoesterase, with protein sequence MDDRLLIIGDVHGMLDALRQLVDELDIQPSDTLVFVRDLIDKGPDSIGVLRYVEALRRHASFEVVLVEGNHEDRMRRYLRNRKLRPNVATEQAVRAPELALLHKQLDAERLAFLDGSVPFFHYKPLDVLVVHGGIPGTMSTFPSSIDEARRLTGRAAKRFEKIFRTRYVDAASGEFLALGAQRPEDPFWAETYDGRFGHVVFGHQLFLERPAEFPYATGIDTGAVHGGGLTALVWAPDAPRRFLTVQSDCFIPYTGMY encoded by the coding sequence ATGGACGACAGACTCCTCATCATTGGTGATGTTCATGGCATGCTCGATGCGCTTCGCCAGCTTGTCGATGAACTGGATATTCAGCCTTCGGACACGCTGGTTTTTGTGCGCGACCTGATCGACAAGGGGCCGGACTCTATCGGTGTTCTACGTTATGTTGAAGCACTGCGTCGCCATGCCAGCTTTGAAGTTGTTCTTGTTGAAGGGAATCACGAAGACCGGATGCGTCGTTACTTACGCAACCGTAAACTGCGGCCGAACGTTGCCACGGAACAGGCCGTCCGCGCACCTGAACTGGCATTACTGCACAAACAGCTAGACGCGGAAAGGTTAGCATTTCTGGATGGGTCAGTGCCGTTTTTTCACTACAAGCCGCTTGATGTGCTTGTCGTTCACGGTGGTATTCCTGGCACCATGAGCACATTCCCTTCGTCAATCGACGAGGCAAGACGGCTGACTGGCCGAGCAGCAAAACGCTTTGAAAAGATTTTTCGTACGCGCTATGTCGATGCAGCTTCAGGCGAGTTTCTCGCCCTCGGCGCCCAGCGCCCAGAAGATCCATTCTGGGCAGAGACGTATGATGGCCGGTTTGGGCATGTTGTATTTGGCCATCAGTTGTTTCTCGAAAGGCCAGCAGAGTTTCCCTACGCCACAGGTATTGATACCGGTGCGGTTCACGGTGGCGGGCTGACGGCACTCGTTTGGGCGCCTGATGCACCACGCCGATTCCTTACGGTCCAATCCGACTGTTTTATTCCGTATACCGGGATGTACTAA
- a CDS encoding PDZ domain-containing protein, whose protein sequence is MRITAAEARFSLFLCMLAAPLQAQSEVSEKSAQAAAQRITEHMVATLPHCLKLGASAWNSKLTNAGAYQYGLVVNVIQPSCSAEQAGLRVGDMIVRFHGKALSQAASLPQLVSTDQQPGVELHYIRAGEGLRTAQVTYASNRPVQDSKQRQAMLLPDKQLTAQCEILFGDFTDRKSLDPSSLTSFAACGPAKSPAYWFYDAEIKYEQAKQARTAGQQDKASELMQAASKSYGVADDYGKSGAQKRAADVLAESESFQRVEGLESRKIQDARLLYQDASGKYYGAIVTHRNGCPRQANLYEQELKIFVERIPDAKGVFFNATLAKAKPQKEAPAQDGLNYGEDEIARIANHVLPNVDRIFPEWRAHPMWKHYKDRVIVEFYIQDLHLQTTRDFDYSGTAEDAVFWMLLKRQGSGGKWRPAYEVDGLLGHAETVDRLTVASVLQRRKRVDDGVSDDRKMILAMFDRHKVAAAKMQTDIQNAYARRLVTDRRSGIVNKPGSYWKQYANFDTPRNVIEGNFHFIEHPAEFAEAYLTYVYQYYEVCEPHLPAGRKSYTATWFETRYGVTSQTSSSYVEMAPRFATAFEKMGDIKYKKDTSAFLMSIVNSMAEVEGRNPFSFVGETLTGLAKDLVTDRETARFLRTEGCTSPIVRQYGENLWRGANGRSSAQRAGISFVGADAASADYERADTRRFMDETIAARARNPGPKAQGYAYYDENLVAYRTGMGMANDGRRQVPAMRTVGLELEKRGYPVLYCNYGPTGFYDNGEYKTLSYAFWYEQKPAELDRLLAARSKETDVYKGMKYAISACPTNSLDALAIINGK, encoded by the coding sequence ATGCGCATAACAGCCGCTGAGGCCAGATTTTCATTATTTCTATGCATGTTGGCAGCCCCGCTGCAAGCGCAGTCAGAGGTCTCTGAAAAGTCGGCTCAGGCTGCTGCACAGAGAATAACAGAACACATGGTGGCCACGCTGCCGCACTGTTTGAAGCTGGGTGCCTCTGCCTGGAACAGCAAGTTGACGAACGCCGGAGCGTACCAATACGGTCTGGTTGTGAACGTGATCCAGCCATCTTGCAGTGCTGAGCAAGCCGGGTTACGCGTTGGCGATATGATCGTGCGTTTTCATGGTAAGGCATTGTCGCAAGCGGCAAGCCTGCCCCAGCTGGTGAGCACCGATCAGCAACCGGGGGTGGAGCTGCACTATATTCGTGCAGGAGAAGGGCTGCGCACGGCGCAAGTCACCTACGCCAGTAACCGGCCTGTGCAGGACAGTAAGCAGCGACAGGCAATGCTTCTGCCCGATAAACAACTGACAGCGCAATGTGAAATCCTCTTTGGGGACTTCACGGACAGAAAAAGTCTTGACCCTTCGTCTCTGACGTCCTTCGCCGCGTGCGGCCCAGCGAAAAGCCCAGCCTACTGGTTCTATGACGCCGAGATAAAATATGAGCAGGCGAAGCAGGCCCGGACGGCCGGACAGCAGGATAAGGCCAGTGAATTGATGCAGGCGGCCTCAAAGTCCTACGGTGTGGCCGATGACTATGGCAAGTCTGGTGCACAAAAGCGCGCGGCTGATGTTCTGGCTGAAAGTGAGTCTTTTCAGCGTGTTGAAGGCCTGGAAAGTCGCAAAATTCAGGACGCCCGTCTTCTCTATCAAGATGCCAGCGGCAAATATTACGGCGCTATCGTCACCCATCGCAATGGTTGTCCGCGGCAGGCCAATCTCTACGAACAGGAATTAAAGATCTTTGTCGAACGCATACCGGATGCAAAGGGTGTCTTCTTCAATGCAACGCTGGCTAAAGCAAAACCGCAGAAGGAGGCTCCGGCCCAGGACGGCCTGAACTATGGGGAGGATGAGATCGCCCGTATTGCAAACCATGTCCTGCCCAATGTTGATCGCATTTTTCCGGAATGGCGCGCGCATCCGATGTGGAAACACTATAAGGATCGCGTGATCGTCGAATTCTATATTCAGGATCTGCATCTGCAAACAACGCGTGATTTCGATTATTCAGGCACCGCCGAAGATGCCGTATTCTGGATGTTGCTGAAGCGACAAGGCAGTGGCGGAAAATGGCGTCCGGCCTATGAGGTGGACGGCTTGCTCGGCCACGCCGAAACCGTCGATCGCCTCACTGTTGCAAGCGTTCTGCAGCGCCGTAAACGCGTTGATGATGGCGTGAGTGATGACCGAAAAATGATCCTCGCCATGTTTGACCGCCACAAGGTAGCTGCAGCGAAAATGCAGACTGATATACAGAACGCCTATGCCCGCAGGCTGGTCACAGACCGGCGTTCGGGGATCGTCAACAAGCCTGGTTCATATTGGAAGCAATACGCGAATTTCGACACACCCCGGAATGTCATCGAAGGCAACTTTCACTTCATTGAACACCCGGCCGAATTTGCTGAAGCCTACCTCACCTATGTGTATCAGTACTATGAGGTCTGCGAACCCCACTTGCCAGCAGGCCGGAAATCCTACACCGCAACCTGGTTTGAAACGCGTTATGGCGTAACCTCACAGACCAGTTCCTCTTACGTTGAAATGGCTCCGCGGTTTGCGACAGCCTTTGAGAAAATGGGGGATATCAAGTACAAGAAGGATACTTCCGCTTTCCTGATGTCGATCGTCAACTCCATGGCTGAAGTAGAAGGTCGTAATCCCTTCTCTTTCGTTGGTGAAACTCTGACGGGGCTGGCAAAGGATCTCGTTACAGACCGGGAAACAGCCCGTTTCCTGCGCACGGAAGGCTGCACCTCTCCGATCGTTCGGCAATATGGCGAAAATCTGTGGCGCGGCGCGAATGGGCGGTCGTCTGCACAAAGAGCTGGAATCTCGTTTGTGGGGGCAGATGCAGCCAGCGCCGACTATGAGCGCGCCGATACTCGCCGCTTTATGGATGAGACCATCGCTGCGCGCGCCCGCAACCCCGGTCCCAAGGCGCAGGGATATGCCTATTATGATGAAAATCTGGTCGCCTACCGGACCGGCATGGGCATGGCCAATGATGGCCGGCGTCAGGTTCCCGCCATGCGCACGGTCGGTCTCGAACTGGAAAAACGCGGCTATCCCGTACTTTACTGCAATTACGGCCCAACCGGCTTCTATGACAATGGTGAGTACAAGACCCTGAGCTACGCATTCTGGTACGAGCAGAAGCCCGCCGAGCTGGACCGCCTGTTGGCTGCACGCAGCAAAGAGACGGATGTCTATAAGGGGATGAAATATGCTATCTCGGCCTGCCCGACCAACAGCCTTGATGCGCTTGCGATTATCAATGGGAAGTAA
- a CDS encoding tetratricopeptide repeat protein, with protein sequence MNKSLIVVAALGALGIAFSQSKLAVFADDRTDTPAASTASPASENRKSGDGWDTPYRSSEAFLELPKAIKKNPEATGSNQTQAEENVLEPTDPVGQYELAKEYADKNNPRYDMQQALFWFEKAGNKGHIRAQREVGDIYRYGKGVEIDTDRALWWYQAFYMNDLKLIGGTNEDMDAMHKAAIELMVAKKKARDVQPKKEMTAYELGEAIGTMLKYGSENNSRDNTASAPAGTVKYSQQVKACRDEAMKHIITCAKVTDYQNCETWGCPEIIQCDKRLTSCDDHGAPYDRSGNFYCDMRDWRTRDFDLEAVLKRACPAQ encoded by the coding sequence TTGAATAAATCACTGATTGTAGTAGCCGCACTTGGTGCACTCGGTATAGCGTTTTCCCAAAGCAAACTTGCAGTGTTTGCAGATGACCGCACCGATACACCGGCTGCCAGCACGGCATCACCTGCTTCTGAGAATCGCAAAAGCGGCGATGGATGGGATACCCCATACAGATCATCTGAGGCTTTTCTGGAGTTGCCTAAGGCAATCAAAAAAAATCCTGAGGCGACCGGCTCCAATCAGACCCAAGCGGAAGAAAACGTACTTGAACCGACTGATCCCGTTGGTCAATATGAGCTGGCCAAAGAATATGCGGATAAGAATAACCCCAGATATGATATGCAGCAGGCCCTTTTCTGGTTCGAAAAAGCCGGGAATAAAGGGCATATCCGCGCACAAAGAGAAGTCGGTGATATTTATCGCTACGGTAAAGGTGTGGAAATAGACACAGACAGAGCGCTCTGGTGGTATCAAGCGTTTTATATGAACGACTTGAAGCTGATTGGCGGTACCAACGAAGACATGGATGCCATGCACAAAGCTGCGATCGAGTTGATGGTCGCCAAGAAAAAAGCCCGCGACGTACAGCCTAAAAAAGAAATGACGGCCTACGAGCTGGGGGAAGCTATCGGTACGATGCTGAAGTATGGCAGTGAGAATAACAGCCGTGACAACACCGCAAGCGCTCCCGCGGGTACTGTTAAGTATAGCCAACAAGTGAAAGCGTGCCGCGATGAAGCAATGAAGCACATCATTACGTGTGCCAAGGTTACGGATTATCAAAATTGTGAAACATGGGGCTGCCCGGAGATCATCCAGTGCGACAAGAGGCTCACCTCATGTGATGATCACGGCGCGCCCTATGATCGCTCCGGTAATTTTTATTGCGATATGCGCGATTGGCGAACGCGTGATTTTGATCTTGAAGCTGTCTTAAAACGTGCGTGTCCTGCACAATGA